The Carcharodon carcharias isolate sCarCar2 chromosome 15, sCarCar2.pri, whole genome shotgun sequence genome includes a window with the following:
- the LOC121288038 gene encoding PR domain zinc finger protein 2-like isoform X2 — MMSSSGLVGRKKARRQKFGSEEGFKQRKTKAASNIVATLERENTGGSKKDEPCALPAHLPEERVVVHQIVTQKVLSQPKNLQMSLEAETMPEESNSIESLPKKKISVKSLKQKSKGDQNGMGDVEETHMFPCKNCERRFTTKQGLERHQHIHISTEGFTFKCRYCGKAFGTHINMRRHERRHEAGPKKKPTLKMHIAGQHQKDDFDFEKAAIDISVNSSTRLENPIALENYTKTDSVATTPNLESSLVKSCESKIQHPCKLCKKTFGSYTNLRRHQRRIHERHLLAKGIRMRRKSSAEEQDLSSDQIRASAGLHIASTETEDEEDEEEEEETDDCQAFIMDVSSNISENLNFYIDGKIESNNSTSNCEVIEVDTACTNPYGLPSVLYPVTDESPQNLKTTTQVPVTLSLLKEPTDSDLKGPKKRRTTSPPPFPKTKTELGVETISPVVSSFGGLSLPGQTTNSLSGHQEKNTLSSKLKQLLQIQESNSHRSALFPDGSVGPSTSTATTMGFSRFKRRTSSPPNSPQHSPALSSTGKDTDFIRIWSESLPGLKAPKIESQGSSPAWSLSSRDETLSPMSLEMCKITASKEYAPSRPPCTHQPLDLSSGIKLQPDIKMELEGPGVAILDLSLHKKLCSDNEVKEEMGPVGTPVSYSSKKKKPTTSMLEKVLMNEYNGTDLTMIDKQDSDCSPQPCLEVEAPPHPDTTPTLVTTPAPSPPPPVLSVPSPLPESVTQVLQSVTPALSPVSINIKEEIKDDGYPDTDSEQEMNSVLPPTIEPESPHDMFIKNPVDDDQESAENSQLSVQEEKAETTFTKSFQCNVCETPFLSIKDLTQHLLIHAEEWPFKCEFCVQLFKEASALSEHRSSLHGVGKIFICSVCKKEFAFLCNLQHHQRDLHPDQQCTHIELENGMLRPQNFTDPGKATSCPSQSLGESSALPPQEGEEDDDDSNDLTEELYTTIKVMASGIKPKGPDVRMGLNQRYPSFKPPPFQYHNRNPASAVSSAVNFTTHNIPQTFSTAIHCTKCGKSFDNMPALHKHILVCASASDKKRYTPKKNAIPLKKKVWKKNGAIAAEPVRQNTIRRMGQPKRLNFETETKPKVTMNKIKMNALKNKKNKLVQKAISQKNRSSAKEKAILKSRSSESHNCPYCEKEFTYLGSLNKHVTYSCPKKPASPPAKGSSSHSPASSDKGGSQRRRTADTEIKLQSTPVLLGKRRGRMLGPLQAESVSSAPRLQQRMRSVPPVKSKKPSTSPIVSRTTSPVRSAKASPAEGKKLKSDPRQRSSGLTSPRLYLRMKNKKVVWQRKTNVMKQKRSEKYMGKAKETRAGAVTRSGAPAAIDSNNSEFEDDQENQGSSSEDVQVSAMKMVR, encoded by the exons GAAGGAAGAAAGCTCGACGACAGAAATTTGGAAGTGAGGAAGGATTCAAACAAAGAAAAACCAAGGCTGCTTCTAATATTGTGGCAACACTGGAGAGAGAAAACACAGGGG GTTCTAAGAAGGATGAACCTTGTGCCCTACCAGCCCATTTGCCAGAAGAGAGAGTAGTGGTACACCAAATAGTTACACAGAAGGTTCTCTCTCAGCCAAAGAATCTGCAAATGTCTCTTGAGGCAGAAACAATGCCTGAAGAAAGCAATTCTATTGAGAGTCTGCCCAAAAAGAAAATTTCTGTTAAATCCTTGAAGCAGAAATCAAAAGGAGATCAGAATGGAATGGGAGACGTTGAAGAAACCCACATGTTTCCTTGTAAAAATTGTGAGCGCAGGTTCACAACAAAGCAGGGCCTGGAACGTCACCAGCACATCCACATATCCACAGAAGGATTCACTTTCAAATGCAGGTATTGTGGTAAAGCCTTTGGCACCCACATCAACATGAGGCGCCATGAGCGACGCCATGAGGCTGGGCCTAAGAAAAAGCCCACCTTGAAAATGCACATAGCTGGACAGCACCAAAAGGATGATTTTGATTTTGAAAAGGCAGCAATTGACATCAGTGTTAATTCTTCAACTCGACTGGAAAATCCTATAGCTCTGGAAAATTACACGAAAACAGATTCTGTAGCAACAACCCCAAACCTGGAAAGTTCTCTCGTAAAGAGCTGTGAATCAAAAATCCAGCACCCATGCAAACTGTGCAAAAAAACTTTTGGTTCTTACACAAACTTACGTCGGCACCAACGTCGTATCCACGAGCGTCACCTCTTGGCTAAGGGCATTAGAATGAGACGGAAGAGCTCTGCAGAGGAGCAGGATCTATCATCAGACCAAATCAGGGCTTCTGCTGGACTTCACATTGCAAGCACAGAAACTGAAGAtgaagaggatgaggaggaggaagaggagactgATGACTGTCAAGCATTCATCATGGATGTTTCCAGTAACATCTCTGAAAACTTGAACTTCTATATTGATGGCAAAATTGAGTCAAACAACAGCACCAGCAATTGCGAGGTGATTGAGGTTGACACTGCTTGCACAAATCCATATGGACTGCCTTCAGTGCTGTATCCAGTGACTGATGAATCTCCTCAGAACCTTAAAACGACAACACAAGTTCCAGTAACACTCTCTCTTCTAAAGGAACCAACGGACAGTGATCTGAAAGGTCCTAAGAAGAGGCGAACCACCAGCCCTCCACCATTTCCGAAGACTAAAACCGAGCTAGGTGTTGAAACTATATCACCAGTTGTCTCCTCGTTTGGTGGTCTGTCTCTTCCTGGTCAGACCACTAACAGTTTAAGTGGACATCAGGAGAAAAATACCTTGTCTTCAAAGCTTAAGCAGCTTCTTCAGATACAGGAAAGTAATTCACACAGGTCAGCTCTGTTTCCAGATGGTTCAGTTGGTCCTTCAACATCAACTGCAACAACAATGGGATTTAGCCGATTCAAGAGGAGAACAAGTTCACCGCCAAATTCTCCACAGCATAGTCCGGCACTGAGCAGCACAGGAAAGGACACTGACTTTATACGTATATGGAGCGAAAGTTTACCTGGACTAAAAGCACCAAAAATTGAAAGCCAGGGTAGCTCACCTGCCTGGAGTCTCTCTAGCCGAGATGAAACTCTCAGCCCAATGAGCCTTGAAATGTGCAAAATAACAGCTTCCAAGGAATACGCACCAAGCCGGCCTCCATGCACTCACCAGCCTCTGGATCTATCTAGTGGTATCAAACTACAACCTGATATAAAAATGGAACTGGAAGGACCTGGGGTAGCCATCTTAGACTTGAGTTTGCATAAGAAATTGTGCAGCGACAATGAAGTCAAAGAGGAAATGGGGCCAGTTGGTACTCCAGTTTCATACAGCAGTAAGAAGAagaaacccacaacctctatgtTAGAGAAGGTACTTATGAATGAATACAATGGCACGGATCTAACAATGATTGATAAACAAGATTCAGACTGCAGTCCTCAGCCATGTCTAGAGGTAGAGGCACCACCTCATCCTGACACAACCCCAACTCTGGTCACAACCCCTGCTCCTTCTCCTCCACCTCCTGTCCTCTCCGTACCTTCACCCCTTCCAGAGTCAGTGACCCAAGTTTTACAGTCAGTAACTCCTGCTTTATCACCAGTCAGCATAAACATTAAGGAAGAAATTAAAGATGACGGCTATCCAGACACGGATAGCGAACAAGAAATGAACAGCGTTCTTCCACCCACAATTGAACCAGAATCCCCCCATGACATGTTCATTAAAAACCCTGTCGATGATGATCAGGAGAGTGCAGAAAATTCTCAGCTTTCAGTACAAGAGGAGAAAGCTGAAACAACATTCACAAAAAGCTTTCAGTGCAATGTCTGTGAAACTCCTTTCCTTTCCATCAAGGATCTTACCCAGCATTTGTTGATTCATGCTGAAGAATGGCCTTTCAAATGTGAGTTTTGTGTGCAGCTTTTCAAAGAGGCCAGTGCGTTATCTGAGCACCGGTCGTCTTTGCATGGGGTGGGCAAAATTTTCATATGCTCTGTCTGCAAAAAAGAGTTTGCATTCCTTTGCAATTTGCAGCATCATCAGCGTGACCTACATCCTGACCAGCAGTGCACACACAtagagctggaaaatggaatgCTGAGGCCTCAAAATTTCACTGATCCAGGCAAAGCCACCAGCTGTCCAAGTCAGTCTCTAGGAGAAAGTTCTGCATTGCCACCTCAGGAGGGGGAAGAAGATGATGATGATTCTAATGACTTAACAGAGGAACTGTATACTACAATAAAGGTAATGGCATCCGGGATAAAGCCAAAAGGCCCCGATGTCCGTATGGGTCTCAATCAACGCTACCCTAGCTTTAAGCCTCCTCCATTTCAATATCATAACCGTAATCCTGCCAGTGCAGTGTCATCGGCTGTAAATTTTACCACACACAATATCCCTCAGACCTTTAGCACAGCTATCCACTGTACAAAATGTGGCAAGAGCTTTGATAACATGCCAGCACTGCACAAACATATCCTGGTTTGTGCATCTGCCAGTGACAAGAAACGCTACACCCCAAAGAAGAACGCAATCCCGCTGAAAAAGAAAGTGTGGAAGAAAAATGGGGCAATTGCTGCAGAGCCAGTCAGGCAGAATACCATCCGGAGAATGGGGCAGCCAAAAAGGCTTAATTTTGAAACTGAGACAAAGCCAAAAGTGACTATGAATAAGATCAAAATGAACGCTCTGAAGAATAAAAAGAACAAATTGGTTCAGAAGGCAATCTCGCAGAAGAACCGATCATCTGCCAAAGAAAAGGCCATCTTGAAAAGCAGGAGCTCAGAAAGCCACAATTGTCCTTACTGCGAGAAAGAATTCACTTACCTGGGAAGTCTGAACAAACACGTTACATACAGTTGCCCCAAGAAACCGGCATCCCCTCCTGCAAAAGGGTCtagctctcattcacctgccagcAGTGACAAGGGAGGCAGCCAGCGCAGGAGGACAGCAGACACTGAAATCAAGCTGCAAAGTACGCCTGTTCTTTTGGGGAAAAGGAGAGGAagaatgttgggacccttgcaaGCTGAGTCTGTTTCTTCAGCACCAAGGTTGCAGCAGCGAATGAGATCTGTACCTCCAGTTAAGTCAAAGAAGCCGAGCACATCACCTATTGTCTCCAGAACTACAAGTCCAGTAAGATCAGCTAAAGCATCACCAGCAGAGGGCAAGAAGTTGAAATCCGATCCCAGGCAACGGTCTTCTGGCTTGACTTCGCCAAGGCTGTATCTTCGAATGAAGAATAAGAAAGTTGTTTGGCAGAGGAAAACAAATGTAATGAAGCAAAAAAGATCAGAGAAGTACATGGGGAAAGCAAAGGAAACTCGAGCAGGTGCTGTTACACGAAGTGGGGCTCCTGCAGCCATTGATAGCAATAATAGCGAGTTTGAAGATGACCAAGAAAACCAGGGATCATCTTCAGAGGATGTTCAG GTTTCTGCAATGAAGATGGTGAGGTAA